From a region of the Vibrio ostreae genome:
- a CDS encoding carbonic anhydrase → MNKLLLAMSVCAFYSAGAAASEWGYEGSHGPAHWGGVSQTCAKGQNQSPVDIEGALPANLSALNVSYQGQVTALTNNGHTLQATVEGNNQLQVDGKTFTLKQFHFHTPSENLIKAYQYPLEAHFVNADEQGSLAVVAVMFDMGSENPALKQLTESLPDKGHTVDLAHPFAVDTLLPETNHYYRFNGSLTTPPCSEGVRWFVMQQPKALSEQQRAVLTGMMGKNNRPIQPRNARIFVSN, encoded by the coding sequence ATGAACAAGCTTTTGCTGGCAATGTCTGTGTGTGCTTTTTACAGTGCCGGAGCGGCGGCATCGGAATGGGGATATGAGGGGAGTCATGGCCCGGCGCATTGGGGCGGTGTTTCACAGACCTGTGCGAAGGGACAAAATCAAAGTCCGGTCGATATTGAAGGCGCCTTACCCGCTAATCTTTCCGCACTCAATGTCAGTTATCAGGGGCAGGTAACCGCTCTGACTAACAATGGTCACACCTTGCAAGCGACGGTAGAAGGTAATAATCAGCTGCAAGTTGATGGTAAAACATTCACCCTCAAGCAGTTTCATTTCCATACTCCGTCGGAAAACCTGATTAAGGCCTATCAATACCCGCTGGAAGCGCATTTTGTGAATGCCGATGAGCAGGGAAGTCTGGCCGTGGTCGCGGTTATGTTCGATATGGGTTCAGAGAATCCTGCTCTCAAGCAATTGACCGAGTCTCTGCCTGATAAGGGGCACACGGTCGATCTGGCTCATCCGTTTGCCGTCGACACGCTGCTGCCGGAGACCAATCATTACTACCGTTTCAACGGTTCTCTCACGACACCACCCTGCAGTGAAGGTGTGCGTTGGTTTGTTATGCAGCAGCCCAAAGCATTGTCGGAGCAACAACGGGCGGTCCTGACCGGTATGATGGGCAAAAACAATCGTCCGATTCAACCGCGTAATGCGCGAATTTTCGTCAGCAACTAA